The following nucleotide sequence is from Pedobacter sp. PACM 27299.
ATTTACCTTCCGCTTTATACTTGCTCGGTGCAATTCCTGTGATGGTCTTAAATTGGGAAGAAAGGTGTGCATTGCTGCTGTAACCCATTTTCATCGAAATCTCATTCAGGTTCAACTCCCCATATTCTATCAATTCTTTTACCTTTTCAATTTTCTGGTGAATGATAAACTTTTCAATTGTCAATCCTTCCGAATCTGAAAACAGGCGACTTAAAAAAGTATAATCACGGTTAACGCGCATGGCGATAATACTGATCAGACTCTGGTTTAAATTTGCCAGGTCGGAATAATGAACAATTTCAATGATCACCGTTTTGATCCGCTCTACCAATTGATCTTTTTCTTTATCCATCAGCTCAAATCCAAGAATTTTCAGGGAGGAAGCAATATTTTGTAATTGACGGTCTTCCGGATCAGGATGAATTTGCACCGTTCCTAAAGTAATATCAGAGACCAAGAAATTCAGGTTTTCCATTTGATGGCGAACAGCAGTAATGCAGCGTTCGCACACCATATTTTTTATATATAACAACATGAGTATTCAAGCTAAATTAAGTTAAAACTGCAATGGATTTCCATTGCGCAATAAAATTTAAAGTTAATGGAGGAAATGATCCTCCGCCTGATCAAATGATGAGGACCCTGTTGGAAAGGTATATAGGTGTTTTCTTAAAAGCCGGACTGCTGGTATGCGCGGTCCATCTCCCGATATTGGCAGCACTTTCTGTTCTGATGAGGTAAGCATAGACCTGCTGACTCACTGCCGACCATACATATCTGGTCTTTAACCCGGCAGTAGCCGAAGTTTTGGCGTTTTCTTTTACAGCATATTCCCCATGGTGCTCACAGCAATCACAGTCTTTGTCTAAAACTACTGTTCCGGAAACCACTTCTGGTTCCTGATGAGCAGCTGTACTTTCAGGAGAAAAACTGGAAGCCATCGCGCAATGGAGCAAGCACACAAATAACCCTGTGGTTAACATCAGGTAGAATGCAGCAAAACTTAAGGCTCCGATTTTCTTCATTGGGTATAGCAAAAGCGGAAACCTTTTAATGGTTTCCGCCTGCAAATATACGATTTAAGGTAGGAAAGCAAATAAATTAAACACGCTCTGCCTGAAATCCTGCTTTCTTCAGCGTCTCTTTAATCAGTTCCTCGTCCAGACCTAAGTCACTTTCAATAGTTAGAATTTTGTCTGGGTTATTCGTATCTACTTCCCATTTTGATACTTCCGTCAGCCCGTCCAGGTGTGGAGTAACTGTAGAAATACATCCGCCGCATTTGATATTCGTTTTAAATTTTAAAGTTTCCATTTGATGTTATGATTAAAATAATTGATATTGAATGATTGATATTGAATGATTGATATTTAGTCAGGTTGTAAATCATTGCGATTACAGTTTAAATTATTACTGTTGCAAATAATCAAGTCCTGTTATTGATTAACTTAATTTGGAGAGCTTCAATCGCAAGCTATTACTCACTACAGAGACCGAACTCAAGGCCATTGCGGCTCCGGCAATCATAGGATTCAATAAAAACCCATTGATCGGATACAGCAATCCAGCGGCAATCGGAATCCCGATCAGGTTATAAATGAAGGCCCAAAACAGATTCTGACGAATCGTACGCACCGTTTGTCTGGAAAGCTTCAATGCTTTTGGTACTTGCTGCAAATCGGAAGAAACCAGGGTAATACTGGCCACATCAATGGCAATATCAGAACCTCTGCCCATGGCGATAGAAACATCTGCCTGAGCCAGTGCCTGACTGTCGTTGATCCCATCACCCACCATCGCCACTACTTTTCCCTGCGACTGCAATTCTTTTACAAATTCGGCTTTATCAGCAGGCAGTACATCTGCGGTATAATGATCGATCCCTGCTTGTTTTGCCACAGATGCCGCAGTATGGGCATTGTCGCCAGTCAGCATATAAACTGCTATCCCTTGTGCTTTCAATGCTGCAACAGCTTTTGCCGATCCTGCTTTTACCTGATCCGCAATCGCTACAATTGCCAATACCTGTGTTTTATTGGCCAGGTAAATGACCGTTTGTGCCTTTTCCTGTAAGCTTAAAACTTTATCCGCCATTGCGGGGGTTACTGGAATATCCTGATCCTTTAAGATCTTATGGCTTCCTGCCCAGTATTTAACGCCATCCACTACACCTTCTACCCCTTTCCCGGTCAGACTTTCAAAATGACTCAGCGCTACGGTTTCCGTACCGGTATTCTTTAAATGACGCACAATCGCTTCTGCCAATGGATGTTCCGAAGCATATTCCAAAGCCATCAGTACCTTGGCTAATTTTTCTATTTCCTCAGGAAGGTCTGTTGCCCATTCTAAAGTAGTGACTTCAGGTTTCCCTTCGGTAATTGTCCCTGTTTTATCGAGGATGACTGCATTTACTTTATAACCCAGCTCTAATGCTTCTGCATTTTTAATGAGGACACCAGCTTCAGCTCCTTTACCAATTCCCACCATAATAGCGGTTGGCGTGGCCAATCCTAAAGCACATGGACAAGCAATCACCAATACGGTGACCATGGCCAATAAGCCATGGGTAAAAGCATGTTCTCCACCCAATAACAACCATGCGCCAAGTGTTAAAACTGCGATGAGCATTACCACCGGCACGAAAATACCGGCAATCTTATCCACCAGTTTTTGTACTGGTGCCTTTGATCCCTGTGCATCCTGAACCAATTTAATGATCTGTGCCAGCATGGTTTCTCCGCCTACTTTTTCTGCTTTAAAACGGAAGGTTCCTTTTTGATTGATCGTTCCGGCAAACACTTGATCACCTTCCATTTTGGCTACTGCCACAGGCTCGCCTGTAATCATGCTTTCATCGACATAAGAATTCCCCTGATACACGACACCATCCACGGGAATTTTCTCTCCAGAACGCACCATTAACTGATCGCCAATGCGTACATCAGCAATAGGAATTTCCTTTTCGCCTTGCTCATTTACCAAAATGACTGTTTTTGGCTGTAAGCCCATTAGTTTTTTAATGGCGGAGGAAGTATTTGATTTCGCTTTTTCTTCCAGCAATTTACCCAGCATGATGAAAACAATGACTACTGCTGCTGCTTCGAAATAAACGTGGGGATGTAAACCCCTCGAATACCAGAATTCCGGATAAAAAGTATTGAAAACACTAAAAATGAAGGCAATTCCTGTACTTAAAGCCACTAATGTGTCCATATTTGCAGCACCATGCTGTGCTTGTTTCCAGGCATTCACAAAGAAGTTCTTTCCAAAAATGAATAGAATTGGCGCCGTTAAAGCCATCATGTAATAATTTCCATTGGGCATATCCATGAAGAACATCCCAATGATCACCACTGGAATTGCCAATATGGATGAGGCAATCATCCTCTTCTTTAATTGCTGATAATTATTTTGCTGTATCGCTTCCTGTTTTTCTTTAGCCCCTTCTTCCTCCAGAATCAAGTCGTAACCAACAGATTGCAATGCTTTCTGCAAATCTGCAGGCTGAATTTTATGCTGATCATAAGTCACCTTTACCGATTGTGTAGCATAATTCACCTCCGCATGAGCTACTCCTTCCTGTGCGCCAACCATGGATTCGACACTGCTGGCACAGGAGGCACAAGTCATCCCTAAGACGGGAAATGTAAGGGTTTCTATATTTTGTTTCATGATGTATCTCTCTATTTCTTTTACAAAGGTACCTCAATACAACAGGAAGAGTTTTATAGGATTTCGGGAAAGATTTATATAATCTCCAATAAAGGTTTTTTTATCGATGATCAATTCATTTCAGGATAAAATACAGGGAAAAATTTACCGGTTAGAGCTCTGGTAATGTACTTCTCTTCCAGGCCACATCCGCTCTTTTAAACATCTAAGAAACCCATCCATCACAATCTCAAAAAACATTGATCTACAGACACATAATTACATTTACATGAAAAACCAGCAAAACATTTCCTCCTTTCAAACGTTCTTCTAATAACTTTACTATTAAAACTCATTTAAGTAAATACCGGGCACTATGGCAAAGATTAATATGTGTTTTGATCACCAGGTTGCAGTAAAAGTCTTTTTTGTTAATAAAGATAAAATCATAAAAAAGCCCATTATCAAATACCTGCGCAGTGATGCGGAAGGAATCCTGGAGATTTCTTTGGATCATATAGCAAAAGGAAGATGGAAAGTCACTTTGGAGTGGAATTATGAGGATAAGGAATACTCACTGGTCAAAGATATTGAAATTCCTTACCTGGAAGCGGCAGGTACTTAAGCTGCGACCTATTTAGCCGCAGCTGTCTTATAAGACTCCTCAAAGGCCATTAAGAAAGTTATTTTTTTAACACTGCAGCCATATCATAACATTTCATGGTGTTTTCCAGGTAATTGATCTGGACATAAAAGTATTTCAGGAACTGAAATCCCAGAATCCCTGATACACCCATTTTTTGGTCGAAATCTGGCATTGCATGTAAGCCCATGCCTATTCCCTGCATATTTAATCCGCCGATCCATAGTTCCTGAAGCTGACCGCGACGCACAGTGGCACCTTTTCCTGAGCCTTCTATCATTTGTACTTCTTTACTTTGCTGCCAGATTTTTCCAATCCTCGGTTCCAGCTGGAGATCTATTACATTGTCTGTTGCGCCCGTATCCATGATAAAACGGTAAGGCTGATCTGCAATCCTGACCTCTACAATTGGAAAATTATTGACCATCACGAAAGGGATATTGATAAGAGCAGGAACACCTTTTAATACAGGATCTGTAATCCCATCCTTACTCAGCACCAACTCCCGACTGGCAAAATTCAGGCTCATTTGATAAGATTTAAAAAAAGCACTGCCGATCAGTCCCAGCACCTTCTCTGAGGTTCCGCTGTTGAGCTGCGACAGCTTTACTGCGGGTAGGAATTGTTTTTCCAGTTTTACATTTTGCCAGAGGAGGCTATGGATTAGCGTCTGCTCCATGGCTACACCTGCGCTCATTCCTTTTAACTGCTGATTGGTTTTTTCCGTTTTGAAATGGTCTGCATTCAACAGAATAAAGCCATTACTGCCAGTATCCACCATTAATAACCCTACTATGCCATCGATCTGCACGGCCACGAACATCAATCCGTTAATAAACTTAAATGGGGAACGGATCTCGGCTGGTAAAATTTCCTCTGTTCTTTCTTTTGACACCAAAACATGGGGTTTATGAAAAAAAATCATATCATTGTGAATCGCAAAAGATCTGAAGATCATTCCGAAAAAGCAGAGCGTAAAAATGACTCCGAGCTTCCATAAAGAGGTATTGAAAATATACATTAGTTGCTGATAATTTGAGGTGTAGGACTAGCGGTCAAAGTTCTCTTCAGGAATTCCTCTGAGCTAATATTTGGATAATTGGGTCTGCTTTTACGGACTTCGTTCAAGGCTATTCCAGCATGATGTAAAGCCTTTTCCTGCTGCCCGTCAAAGCCATAGAGCTTGCATAAGGATTGCTGCAGCACAAAATCCTTTGTACTTCCCCATGGAGATAAAAGTGATAAAGCCAGGCGATTATCTTCCTTATTCGTTCCTTTTCCAGCCACAATTAAGGCAACTTGTGCAGCCTGGGCAGGATTAAATTCTTTTTCATAACGCGTCAGCAATCGCTTTGCTCCCGCATAGGCTTCCTGTTGATCTACCAATTTCCATACCGTCACCGCATGAAAAGCGGCCAGAAATTCAGCAGTTTCCTGGGCATAAAACTGCCCGAAGAATTTCAATAACCCGGGCTCATCTACCTGATAAATTCTCTTTTGATCAGGACCTGCTACTACTTTCAAAGCCCTCGACATCAATTCTGCATCAATTACTTTCTTCAGGTAACGGCTGGCTTTCTCTGCACCCAGTACCTCGGCAAGTTTACTTTCATTCTTCTGCAAAGCCCTGAAATATTTGCTGTCAGTTCCGGTGGTGAGGAACATCCTCATCTGCACACTTTCCAAAGAAAACTTGTCCTTTTGCAGCAGCAGAAACTCATCAGCAACTACGCCTAGTTGCGCATCACCTGCTGCTGCCAGTTTATAAACGTAATTTTTCAAGAATTCCACTGTTCTATCGCCTTCCAGGTACTTCCTTTTATAGGAGAGCAGCTGTTTAGCCGGGTCCAATGCTTCCTTTCCAATTTCAATAAAGTCGGCAGGTTTTAATCCACCCCCACCTGCTTTATGGATCAGTTTCCCTTCCGAATCAAAGAATAAATAACAAGGATAAGAAGTGATTCTATAGGTTTTCTCAAACATTTTCGCATCTGCATAGCGGGCTTTTACAAACGCATCATCTTTTGCAGTCTGGTCCATTTGCAACTTAAAGCTGATAAAATTGGTATTAAAAAAGTCGCCGACTTCCTTTTGAGGAAAAACCTGTTTATCCATTTGCTTGCAAGGGCCGCACCAGGTAGTAAAAGCATCTACAAAGATCGCTTTCTTTTCATTTTTGGCTTTCATCAAGACTTCTTTCCAGCCTGGAAGGTTTTCAAAATTAATACCCTGACCATAGGTTGTTCCTGTGATCATACTGATGATCACTAATAATAGTTTTTTCATGAATCATAATTTATTGATCAGCAATGGCTGATGATTTCATTTTATCGATTGTTTTTAAAATAACCAACCTGAAGCAGGGGGAACTTCTCCAGGCTGATTAGAGGCGTAATTATTTCCAGGCAAAGCCTGTTGAGTTCAGCGAATTATATTTGTATTCTATGTCTCTGATTTTACCAAAAGACTCATATTTAGCGAAAAAGGTGTTCCCGTTAAAAGAGCCTGTAGGATCAACTTTGAAGAAATAAACAGCTCCGCTGTTACCGCTTTTGCTGTTGGCTATTACCAGGAGCTGTGTCCCGTTGGTCATCAGCTGATCAATGGAAATATCTGTTGCCGAGAAGGTATAAACTACCCTGGCGATGTCATTATTAAAATCATAGGCATAGATCCTGTTTTCAGCCGCATAATAAGTCAGCGGATTGTTCGAGGCATTGACATAAGCCGTTGCCGTAGAAAAACCTGGCGCTGTCACTTCTTTTACGCTTTCACAGTAAGTTACCAATGATTTAAAAAAGCCGAATTTATAAACGAAAGTCTGCCCGGTTACCTTGTCTTTACCATAAGCAATCGGCTTTAAACTGGCAAAATTTGTTGCGGTAGGACTGGTACCAGGCTGCATGGTATGGTCAAACAGCAGGCAGGTCTTATTCCCAATATCTTCCACATTAAATTTGTCTTCGACATTTTTGGTGATAGACATCATCTTTCCTGCTGCTTTATTGAACTTCAGGAAGCGATGGTTCAAATCATCATAAACAAAAGCATAGGCACTCATCAGCAAGGACTTAGTGGCTTTATAATTGCCAGAAGCCCGGTAACTAAAGATCAGCGGTGTACTGCTGCCCGTTGTAGCATGCAGGCTTCCATTATTGATCAGGTAATTGTTCATTCCAAAAAGATCCTGATAAATTACGGTTGGTGCATAGGCATCTGGTGCATCAAAAAACCAGGCACGAGGTTCTTGTAAAAATCCAAAACTAGGCAATAAGGTATAGCCCCCATTTTTCCGGAACACATATAAAAGACCATTCGCATTGGCCAGAGATTGTACACTGGACAAGCCCGTTCCATCTTTCAGACGAATGGTATTATTGGCAGAGAAAGCACCATAGAAAACCTCTGGTTTTGTGTTGTCCAGAATGACATCTATGTCCTGAAAACCATCAGCTTTATCATTTAAAACCAGAAAACCCTGGGAAGCCTTAGCACGCACAATTAAGCCATAGGTTCTGCTTCTAACTATGGAGGTTACAGGGTCTGCTACTTCCAGATGGATGCTATATTCCCCAATCGGAACCTTGACCGCATACTTTAATTCCCTTTCTTTAGAAACCGTTTTGATACTGGTATCCCCTGTTTTTGCCTTTGCCGGAATTAGCCTCCAGATATAGGTTAATTTAGTACTGTCGCCGGTAAACTTGACCTCCGGTTTAATTTTCAGGCTGTCCAGCTGCGCCAATGTATAGTTGTCGCTTTTAAAAACCGGCCCCGTCACCGTGATCACATCTACCGGCCTGAGGTCATAATTCCCCTTGTCTTTATAACAGGAAGCAAACAATAGCCCTGTCAGGGAAATGAACAGCATGAGGTTAAATAATCTTTTCATTTTTATCAGTTAAAGAGGTTATGGGAAAATGATAGTTATGCCGTTTTCATCTTTTAAGGGATAAGTAAACGGATCGTTGGCAGCAGGTTTTATCGTTCCTGAGTTCAGGTCGTCCAGCAAAGAGCGCAGTTTCAATTGAAAATAAGCGAATTTAGTACCGCCAAAGATGTATTTAGAAGGGTCTTCTACTGCCAGTGTGGCCGCGTAATTGATCTCTGGAAAACCGAGATGATACAAAATGAAGCGGTGTTTCGTTTTGGAATAAGGACCAAAGAAGCGGGACATTCTCAGCTCCCAATCCACAGGCTTCACCATAAAATTAAAGAAGGCCACCTTACTTTTCAACTGTGTCCCTATGCCTACTTCAAAATGATCATTTGCCACAAGCTTAAACGTCACTATTTTACGAATGGTTTCCAGGTCTTTTGTATTCCTCAGGATCAATGGGAAAACACCTTTAAAGCTGCCTGCTTTAATCACACACTTACCAAAATCAAAGTCTGCCCCAAGCGTAGCATTAGAGCCGGAGGCCTCAAATGCTACTTTAAATTCGCGGTCTACTGAGGCTGTTCTTCCAGTCAGGTCCACCGGAATAAATACCGTATCTGCCAGCAGGTCTCCTTTGGCAGCAAAAGAGAAATCCGCACTATCTACATATCTGGCCGCAGTTCCTGTGCCTAACTTTGAGAACTGAATCCGGTCTTTTCCATCATAAAATTTCACTTCTTCCTTTGTGCAGGAAGTGATGGCCAATACTAAAGCCATGGCCAGCCAGCTTATATTATTCATTAACATATTATTCTTTTTCATGACTATCTTCCTCCATAAAGTTTCTCATCTTCCGGTAGCGGGAAGACATACATCTTTGCCTGCATTTCCGTAACCGGACTGTCTTCAATACGCGCAGCATTCAAGCGTTTGTAATAGAAGAAAGTCTGTCCTTCGGTAAAAAATTCTTTGCGGTATTCCTTTCTGATTTCGTTCTGCAAATCGGCAGTGTTCACAATTGCCGACAAACCTCTGCTTGCCAGTACCTTATTCAGATAACCCAGAGCAGCAACCTGGTCTGGAGCAGTTTCTGCTGCGATATAAAACAGCTCAGAGATCCGCATCATCGGGATATAATTTCTGAGCAGCGGTGTCGTTACATTGACACCTGCCAGGTCTTCATAAAGGTATTTATGAGGAATCAGGAAGCCTTTAACCCCCAGCATCATGGGTGCTTTAAAGCGTATGTCCGTGGCCTGATTGCCAAATATATTGCCACTCAGCTTGGACTCCAGCGTATAGTAATAAGGTGCCGAAGTGGTCAGACCGGTGGTAGGCAGAAAATTAGATTCCGCGAGTTTCTCAAACTTATCGCTAAACAAAGCAAACAGATGTTCTGAATGGAAAGTACGATCAATACTGACCTCCACCCCTGGCGCACGTAACCTGATTTTATTGGCATCAATCACCTCTTTAGCCTTATTAAAAGCCATTGTTTTATTGCCCATATACAGGTAAATCCTTGCCTGAAGGCCTTTTACGGCATAGATATTCATCCTGATCTGACGATCTGGACTGCCGGCAGCACCCAAAGCATCTGCAACCATTAGCGCTTCTGCCTGATTCAGGTCTGCCAATGCCTGATTGGTCACTTCTTCTACCGTAGAAAATGTTGTATTTTCCTTACCATACTGCTTCACGTAAGGTATATATTTCCCATCGCCGCGGTTTAAATAAGACGGACCGAATAAGCGCAGCAAGTCAAAATGGACATAAGCCCTTAAAGCCAGTGCTTCTCCTTTGATCAGTTCATAGTTCTGGCCTGAGAACAGCGCTTTCTTCGCATCAATGTTTTCGAGTATGGCGTTTACCTGCGCAATCGTATTGTATTGCTGCAGCCAAACCTTATCAATCATCCCACGGAATTGCCGTACCTCATAATTGAAATTCTCCACTGGTTTTAAATAAGTAACAGCCACTTCTGAGGAACTGCTCACGGAATAATCGGCTGCCATCACGCTCAGCATACCGTAAGTTAATTCCCTTCCGTAGCCCGCTTCTTTGGTCATGGTCACATAGGCGCCTACCATCGCCTCATTGAAGCCCTGCTGACTGGAAAAAAGTTCATCTTGCTTCATTTCTGTTTTCGGCTGTACATCCAGCCACTTTTTGCAGGAGCTTAGCATCAATACCCCCAACAATACGATCGGCAGAAAGCCGTATTTTAATTGTTTCATTTTGTTAAAATATCTTTTGAGTAACCGGACCATTATAAAGTAACATTTGCGCCAAAGGAGATCCGCTGTGCAAAAGGGTATTGCGTACCGCGCTCTATTCTGATCGTTGAAAAACGGACAATATCATTCATGCTGAGGTTCAACCGAAGGTTTTGAATTTTCAGGCGCTTGATCAATGGGGTATTGTTGAAGGTATAACCCAGGGTGATGGCAGAGATCGTCAGGTAATTGTTTTTCTGCACGAATCTAGAGGTTGCACCTACCCTGTTGCCCCCAATTGAACTGGAATAACCACTGTATTTGGCTTCATCCCCAGGACGGGTCCATTTCGCATCATAAGCTCTTTCATCCACGTTGTGATTCATCACATCAATATCTTCTACTTTAGAAACCAGGGTGGAATTGTACAGGTAACCACCATAAGAATAACCTCCAGCAACTACTGCATCCCAGCCTTTATAC
It contains:
- a CDS encoding helix-turn-helix domain-containing protein — its product is MLLYIKNMVCERCITAVRHQMENLNFLVSDITLGTVQIHPDPEDRQLQNIASSLKILGFELMDKEKDQLVERIKTVIIEIVHYSDLANLNQSLISIIAMRVNRDYTFLSRLFSDSEGLTIEKFIIHQKIEKVKELIEYGELNLNEISMKMGYSSNAHLSSQFKTITGIAPSKYKAEGKSLRNALDKIRN
- a CDS encoding heavy-metal-associated domain-containing protein, which produces METLKFKTNIKCGGCISTVTPHLDGLTEVSKWEVDTNNPDKILTIESDLGLDEELIKETLKKAGFQAERV
- a CDS encoding heavy metal translocating P-type ATPase, whose product is MKQNIETLTFPVLGMTCASCASSVESMVGAQEGVAHAEVNYATQSVKVTYDQHKIQPADLQKALQSVGYDLILEEEGAKEKQEAIQQNNYQQLKKRMIASSILAIPVVIIGMFFMDMPNGNYYMMALTAPILFIFGKNFFVNAWKQAQHGAANMDTLVALSTGIAFIFSVFNTFYPEFWYSRGLHPHVYFEAAAVVIVFIMLGKLLEEKAKSNTSSAIKKLMGLQPKTVILVNEQGEKEIPIADVRIGDQLMVRSGEKIPVDGVVYQGNSYVDESMITGEPVAVAKMEGDQVFAGTINQKGTFRFKAEKVGGETMLAQIIKLVQDAQGSKAPVQKLVDKIAGIFVPVVMLIAVLTLGAWLLLGGEHAFTHGLLAMVTVLVIACPCALGLATPTAIMVGIGKGAEAGVLIKNAEALELGYKVNAVILDKTGTITEGKPEVTTLEWATDLPEEIEKLAKVLMALEYASEHPLAEAIVRHLKNTGTETVALSHFESLTGKGVEGVVDGVKYWAGSHKILKDQDIPVTPAMADKVLSLQEKAQTVIYLANKTQVLAIVAIADQVKAGSAKAVAALKAQGIAVYMLTGDNAHTAASVAKQAGIDHYTADVLPADKAEFVKELQSQGKVVAMVGDGINDSQALAQADVSIAMGRGSDIAIDVASITLVSSDLQQVPKALKLSRQTVRTIRQNLFWAFIYNLIGIPIAAGLLYPINGFLLNPMIAGAAMALSSVSVVSNSLRLKLSKLS
- a CDS encoding retropepsin-like aspartic protease; amino-acid sequence: MSKERTEEILPAEIRSPFKFINGLMFVAVQIDGIVGLLMVDTGSNGFILLNADHFKTEKTNQQLKGMSAGVAMEQTLIHSLLWQNVKLEKQFLPAVKLSQLNSGTSEKVLGLIGSAFFKSYQMSLNFASRELVLSKDGITDPVLKGVPALINIPFVMVNNFPIVEVRIADQPYRFIMDTGATDNVIDLQLEPRIGKIWQQSKEVQMIEGSGKGATVRRGQLQELWIGGLNMQGIGMGLHAMPDFDQKMGVSGILGFQFLKYFYVQINYLENTMKCYDMAAVLKK
- a CDS encoding thioredoxin family protein codes for the protein MKKLLLVIISMITGTTYGQGINFENLPGWKEVLMKAKNEKKAIFVDAFTTWCGPCKQMDKQVFPQKEVGDFFNTNFISFKLQMDQTAKDDAFVKARYADAKMFEKTYRITSYPCYLFFDSEGKLIHKAGGGGLKPADFIEIGKEALDPAKQLLSYKRKYLEGDRTVEFLKNYVYKLAAAGDAQLGVVADEFLLLQKDKFSLESVQMRMFLTTGTDSKYFRALQKNESKLAEVLGAEKASRYLKKVIDAELMSRALKVVAGPDQKRIYQVDEPGLLKFFGQFYAQETAEFLAAFHAVTVWKLVDQQEAYAGAKRLLTRYEKEFNPAQAAQVALIVAGKGTNKEDNRLALSLLSPWGSTKDFVLQQSLCKLYGFDGQQEKALHHAGIALNEVRKSRPNYPNISSEEFLKRTLTASPTPQIISN
- a CDS encoding PKD-like family lipoprotein; the encoded protein is MKRLFNLMLFISLTGLLFASCYKDKGNYDLRPVDVITVTGPVFKSDNYTLAQLDSLKIKPEVKFTGDSTKLTYIWRLIPAKAKTGDTSIKTVSKERELKYAVKVPIGEYSIHLEVADPVTSIVRSRTYGLIVRAKASQGFLVLNDKADGFQDIDVILDNTKPEVFYGAFSANNTIRLKDGTGLSSVQSLANANGLLYVFRKNGGYTLLPSFGFLQEPRAWFFDAPDAYAPTVIYQDLFGMNNYLINNGSLHATTGSSTPLIFSYRASGNYKATKSLLMSAYAFVYDDLNHRFLKFNKAAGKMMSITKNVEDKFNVEDIGNKTCLLFDHTMQPGTSPTATNFASLKPIAYGKDKVTGQTFVYKFGFFKSLVTYCESVKEVTAPGFSTATAYVNASNNPLTYYAAENRIYAYDFNNDIARVVYTFSATDISIDQLMTNGTQLLVIANSKSGNSGAVYFFKVDPTGSFNGNTFFAKYESFGKIRDIEYKYNSLNSTGFAWK
- a CDS encoding DUF4843 domain-containing protein encodes the protein MNNISWLAMALVLAITSCTKEEVKFYDGKDRIQFSKLGTGTAARYVDSADFSFAAKGDLLADTVFIPVDLTGRTASVDREFKVAFEASGSNATLGADFDFGKCVIKAGSFKGVFPLILRNTKDLETIRKIVTFKLVANDHFEVGIGTQLKSKVAFFNFMVKPVDWELRMSRFFGPYSKTKHRFILYHLGFPEINYAATLAVEDPSKYIFGGTKFAYFQLKLRSLLDDLNSGTIKPAANDPFTYPLKDENGITIIFP
- a CDS encoding RagB/SusD family nutrient uptake outer membrane protein is translated as MKQLKYGFLPIVLLGVLMLSSCKKWLDVQPKTEMKQDELFSSQQGFNEAMVGAYVTMTKEAGYGRELTYGMLSVMAADYSVSSSSEVAVTYLKPVENFNYEVRQFRGMIDKVWLQQYNTIAQVNAILENIDAKKALFSGQNYELIKGEALALRAYVHFDLLRLFGPSYLNRGDGKYIPYVKQYGKENTTFSTVEEVTNQALADLNQAEALMVADALGAAGSPDRQIRMNIYAVKGLQARIYLYMGNKTMAFNKAKEVIDANKIRLRAPGVEVSIDRTFHSEHLFALFSDKFEKLAESNFLPTTGLTTSAPYYYTLESKLSGNIFGNQATDIRFKAPMMLGVKGFLIPHKYLYEDLAGVNVTTPLLRNYIPMMRISELFYIAAETAPDQVAALGYLNKVLASRGLSAIVNTADLQNEIRKEYRKEFFTEGQTFFYYKRLNAARIEDSPVTEMQAKMYVFPLPEDEKLYGGR